ACCATTCAGTTTGTCTTTTTTAATCACCTTGAGATCCCAGCACATTGACTTTGTCAGTTCAGACATTGCTGCAACAATTACCACCAGAAAATGGAAAATACACCACATTAAGAACAATCCACAGATTCATCCCTCTTGGAAGGATTATAAATACAAACAGAACTTCTACCTTTCCAAATGCCAATGTCTTCTGGAAGTTTTTGATAAACAGGAGTGGCAGACCAGACAAAGTAACCGCCAGGTCGCAACACCCGATTGAGCTCTAAAAGAAGTTTACCACCTGCAAGATAACTCAAATTTATCACCAAACCAGAAAAGAGAATAAACTGAAATGTCTACTCAATCATAATAGAAGCAAACATCACCTTCAATATGCCAAGGGACCCTACAACGTGCACAGTGGACAACATCAAACACAGAACCGGGAAATGGTAGTCTCTTGGTGCCCATAACAGCCAACATGGCAGGTATCCCCCGCTCAAGTGCAAACTGCACTTGGGCTTCATGCTCATCCTTGGGTGCAAACGACATTGCAAGCACGTCTCTTTCAAAAAGATAACCACCAAAGCTTGCCACCCCACACCCAACATCCAATATCACACGGCTTCTTTTTCCCCAAGCAATATCAGGAAGAGACTGCATTTTGATACAAATATCAATTACATGTATATGCTTTTGTTTGTTTTAACTACTCTAATCAAATTCTGAAGCAATACTTTCTTAAGTTTTTAAGCATATAAAGAATAAACATATAAGATCAACTGAAGCTGTTGGACAGATACAATTTCTTGGGCCCAAAATACTCCTCTGTTctcagaaaaatatatatataattaaggcATGATATTAGAAAAAAGGtttgttaatttttaagaaagaaaaaaaaacctatTAGTTTGTTTCTTTAGGCTATAGACTGCACAACTAACAAAATCTGTAGAATTACTAGTTGTTTGCACTAGGTAATGCAGGGACGGGAAATAcagaaagaaaatgataaaaactcACTTCCTCAATGAAATCAATGTAATGAAGAGCACCATGCTTAAACTGAGTCCCGCCACCAGGAAAAGTAAGATATTCACCAGTAAGTTTAACCCAATTCTGGTGTCCCTTAACCTGTGCAAGCTTGGTATGGGGAACATTATAGTACCATATCTGCATCATGAACCATGTCATTTCAGCCAGAGTGAACCAGGAAATTTGCATTGACGAAGTGAATAAGGGTTTACCTTTTCCCTGCTCTTAGGCCACTTAACTGAACGTCTATATCCCTCAGGTACAGGAACCAGACATGTGGGAGCTTCTTCAGGGCAGTGCCTCTCTCGATGTTCATAATGCTTTGTGCTTGGAAGCCTTCTAATAGTTTGCCAATTGTCAAGGCAAGGAATGTAGTCTGGACCAGCAGTGGCATTACAGAGCTTCCAGCCATAAGCAAATGGGTCCTTTGAAATTGAAGATTGTTGTGATTTCTTTTCATTCTGTGACTCTACTGCTTGAGTCGACCACGCACCATTTTGAGCATcagtttcatttaaaatttcagATAAGGAACCAGTAGGGAAAACCTCAACCGAAGTCTGGCTTTTTTCCTGACTTTCCTTATTGTCCTCACTAGCACTTTGCTCCACCTGATTACCGTCCTTCTCGTCCTGCCTATTTTCCTCTGAACTGTCTCCCATAGCTAAATTCTTGTTCCCCTCATCAGAATCAGATTTATTCTCACTAGAGGCCGCCTCTGATTCTGTTTGCTCACTTTTATTAACTTCACCACCTTCCGCTTGCATCTGTCCAGTtacatcttcttttttttcatcTCCACCATTTTCAGCCTTCTCTTTTGGTTCCTCTTGAGACTCAGTCTTCTCGTCCTGGTTTTCTTCTAGATTTTTGGACTCAATCTTCATATCAGCGCTTTCTGTCTCAACCTTATCTTCCTTGTTACCCTCAGCTGTAATCCCTGTCTCTATTGTGTTCTCATTTTGATCATCCTGAGCAGCGGATTTGTTTTCAATTTGAGAATTAATGGTATTCCCATCTTCTTTTATTGCATCTTCCGGTAAATCACCTGAACTGTCTTCAAATTGCTTAGAATTACTTTCAGTGCCGGTTCGTTTCACTTCATTTGCAGTCTCTTGGGAGGATAAGCTTGAATCATGAACCGGAACAACAGAAGATGACATTAACATCCAAACTCCAACTAAACAAAAGGCAACAAACACAACCACAACGATCGTTGAACAGTAGCCTGATGACTTCCTCCCATCGACTCGGGAGTACCTCCCCATGGCCATGCCTTTTTCAATAAAGATGACCTTAGTTATATACTCCTGAAAGAAAATAACAAAGTTCAGCTAAAGAACAAACCTCCAACAACTTAAGTTTTCTGAGCTTGGAAGTCTGGCACTCACAAATCCAAAGTCCAAATCACAAGCAGGTAAGAACTTTCAGAGAAAATCAAGAAGTGCCAACTTTAAGAGTAACCTCCAAATTAATAACAAAAGCATGATTTCAGCATACTGTAGTAAGAACTTCAAAACATTAAATGGGTCATTGcaataactaaaaaaaaaaaaaaagaacatacTACTTCCCTTTTTAAAGTGCTGGATTAGAGAAAGAGAATCAGATCCATCAACGTAAGCAGTCAGCAATTTATATATCCATGAAAATGATCTTTTTTTTTACCGCGGAAGGAAAGCTATTACCCTTTCCAGgaaaagaaacaaaaacatCGAAACATTGAATgtaaagaaacaaaaaaagGAAACAATCCAACCACAAAGTACTAGTTAAATTAAAGCTAATGCAAATAACCAAAATTATCAATCACAAAGGCATGCTCATAGCTAAATCAAGAACATGAAATCAATCATCTGCTTACAAAAGAAGACCCAAAAAACAGAAAGGAAAAACATGATTGAATCACAAGAAAATAAAGCAACTTGCAATGAAAATCTACATTTCCTCGCAAGAAACAACCTGTAAAACAAAAATGGGTATAGCAAAACTTTGTTAAACTGAAAAATGGGAAATGAAGCGTACCCTTTTCAGTAAAAGATTTGCTGAATCGGGATCTTAGtgaagaaagaaaacaaaagagACCCTCGCCTTTTACTCTCCTTCCCCTTGGAGAGTGAGGATAAAGAAAGGAGAGTGATCGTTGATGGAATCCTGCCAAGCAGAGAGCTTTTATGGGAAAATTGtcctctttttttattttaacaa
This is a stretch of genomic DNA from Manihot esculenta cultivar AM560-2 chromosome 2, M.esculenta_v8, whole genome shotgun sequence. It encodes these proteins:
- the LOC110607762 gene encoding probable methyltransferase PMT24; amino-acid sequence: MAMGRYSRVDGRKSSGYCSTIVVVVFVAFCLVGVWMLMSSSVVPVHDSSLSSQETANEVKRTGTESNSKQFEDSSGDLPEDAIKEDGNTINSQIENKSAAQDDQNENTIETGITAEGNKEDKVETESADMKIESKNLEENQDEKTESQEEPKEKAENGGDEKKEDVTGQMQAEGGEVNKSEQTESEAASSENKSDSDEGNKNLAMGDSSEENRQDEKDGNQVEQSASEDNKESQEKSQTSVEVFPTGSLSEILNETDAQNGAWSTQAVESQNEKKSQQSSISKDPFAYGWKLCNATAGPDYIPCLDNWQTIRRLPSTKHYEHRERHCPEEAPTCLVPVPEGYRRSVKWPKSREKIWYYNVPHTKLAQVKGHQNWVKLTGEYLTFPGGGTQFKHGALHYIDFIEESLPDIAWGKRSRVILDVGCGVASFGGYLFERDVLAMSFAPKDEHEAQVQFALERGIPAMLAVMGTKRLPFPGSVFDVVHCARCRVPWHIEGGKLLLELNRVLRPGGYFVWSATPVYQKLPEDIGIWKAMSELTKSMCWDLKVIKKDKLNGVGAAIFRKPTSNDCYNKRSQNEPPLCKESDDPNAAWNVPLEACMHKVPVDASERGYQWPEQWPKRLEKPPYWLDSQVGVYGKAAPEDFVADYNHWKHVVSQSYLNGMGIDWSSVRNIMDMRAVYGGFAAALKELKVWVMNVVPVDSPDTLPIIYERGLFGMYHDWCESFNTYPRTYDLLHADHLFSSLKKRCNLVPVMAEVDRILRPEGKLIVRDNNEVIGEIESMAKSMKWEIRMVFSKDNEGLLFVRKTMWRPTETELIKYAII